In a genomic window of Equus przewalskii isolate Varuska chromosome 4, EquPr2, whole genome shotgun sequence:
- the EPHB6 gene encoding ephrin type-B receptor 6 isoform X2 — MAAEGAAWSGSGVVGMVCSLCSLVLVSSVLALEEVLLDTTGETSEIGWLTYPPGGWDEVSVLDDQRRLTRTFEACHVAGARPGTGQDNWLQTHFVERRGAQRAHIRLHFSVRACSSLGVAGGTCRETFTLYYRQAEEPDSSDGIATWHHKRWTKVDTIAADESFPASSAWTVGPRGSGQRAGLQLNVKERSFGPLTQRGFYVAFQDTGACLALVAVKLFSYACPSVLRAFASFPETQASGAGGASLVAAVGTCVAHAEPEEDGGGGQAGVSTPRLHCNGEGKWMVAVGGCRCQPGHQPMRGDKACQACPGGSYKALAGNAACSPCPARSHAPDPAAPVCPCLSGFYRASSDPPEAPCTGPPSAPRELWFEVQGSALMLHWRLPQELGGRGDLLFNVVCKECGGHQEPSSGTAACRRCRDEVHFDPRQRGLTESRVLVGGLRAHVPYILEVQAVNGVSELSPDPPQAAAINVSTSHAVPSAVPAVHQVSRASNSITVSWPQPDQTNGNILDYQLRYCDQVRARTAAGHGPYGGKVYFQTLPQGELSAQLPERLSLVIGSILGALAFLLLAAITVLAIVFQRKWRGTGYTEQLQQYSSPGLGVKYYIDPSTYEDPCQAVREFAREVDPAYVKIEEVIGAGSFGEVRRGRLQPRGRREQAVAIQALWAGGTESLQMTFLGQAAVLGQFQHPNILRLEGVVTKSRPLMVLTELMELGPLDSFLRQREGQFSSLQLVAMQRGVAAAMQYLSSFTFVHRTLSAHSVLVNSHLVCKVAGLGHSLQGPNGMLRWAAPEVIAHGKYTTSSDVWSFGIVMWEVMSYGERPYWDMSDQEVLNAIEQEFRLPPPPGCPPALHLLMLDTWQKDRTQRPHFDQLVSAFDKMIRKPDTLQAGGGPGDRPSQALLNPVALDFPSLDSPQAWLSAIGLECYQDNFSKFGLCTFSDVAQLSLEDLPALGITLAGHQKKLLHNIQLLQQHLRQPGSVEV; from the exons ATGGCTGCTGAGGGGGCTGCCTGGTCAGGAAGCGGAGTGGTGGGCATGGTGTGCAGCCTGTGCAGCCTGGTCCTGGTGTCCTCAGTTCTGGCGCTGGAAG AGGTATTGCTGGACACCACTGGAGAGACATCTGAGATTGGCTGGCTCACCTACCCGCCAGGTGGA TGGGATGAAGTGAGCGTTCTGGACGACCAGCGACGCCTGACTCGGACCTTCGAGGCATGCCACGTGGCAGGGGCCCGTCCAGGCACTGGGCAGGACAACTGGCTGCAAACCCACTTTGTGGAGCGGCGAGGGGCCCAGAGGGCACACATCCGACTCCACTTCTCTGTGCGGGCCTGCTCCAGCCTGGGCGtggccggaggcacctgccgggAGACCTTCACGCTCTACTACCGCCAGGCCGAGGAGCCCGACAGCTCCGATGGCATTGCCACCTGGCACCACAAACGCTGGACCAAGGTGGACACAATTGCAGCAGATGAGAGCTTCCCTGCCTCCTCCGCGTGGACTGTGGGGCCTCGTGGCTCCGGGCAGCGGGCTGGGCTGCAATTGAATGTCAAAGAGCGGAGCTTCGGCCCCCTCACCCAGCGCGGCTTCTACGTGGCCTTCCAGGACACCGGGGCCTGCCTGGCCCTCGTGGCGGTCAAACTCTTCTCCTACGCCTGCCCCTCCGTGCTCCGTGCCTTTGCCTCTTTTCCTGAGACGCAGGCCAGTGGGGCCGGGGGGGCCTCCCTGGTGGCAGCCGTGGGCACTTGTGTGGCTCATGCAGAGccagaggaggatggagggggTGGCCAGGCAGGGGTCAGCACCCCCAGGCTGCACTGCAACGGGGAGGGCAAGTGGATGGTAGCTGTTGGGGGCTGCCGCTGCCAGCCGGGGCACCAGCCCATGCGTGGAGACAAGGCCTGCCAAG CCTGCCCCGGGGGCTCCTACAAGGCCTTGGCTGGGAATGCTGCCTGCTCACCGTGCCCTGCCCGCAGCCATGCCCCCGACCCTGCAGCCCCTGTTTGCCCCTGCCTCTCGGGCTTCTACAGGGCCAGTTCTGACCCCCCAGAGGCCCCCTGCACTG GCCCTCCGTCAGCCCCCCGGGAGCTTTGGTTCGAGGTGCAAGGCTCAGCACTCATGTTGCACTGGCGCCTGCCCCAGGAACTTGGAGGGCGAGGGGACCTGCTCTTCAACGTCGTATGCAAGGAGTGTGGAGGCCACCAGGAGCCCAGCAGTGGGACCGCCGCTTGTCGCCGCTGCAGGGATGAGGTGCATTTTGACCCCCGTCAGAGGGGCCTGACTGAGAGCCGAGTGTTAGTCGGGGGTCTCCGGGCACATGTTCCTTACATCTTGGAGGTGCAGGCTGTCAACGGGGTGTCAGAACTTAGCCCCGAccctccccaggctgcagccATCAATGTCAGCACCAGCCATGCAG ttccCTCTGCAGTCCCTGCTGTGCACCAGGTGAGCCGAGCATCCAACAGCATCACAGTGTCCTGGCCACAGCCAGACCAGACCAACGGGAATATCCTGGACTATCAGCTCCGCTACTGTGACCAG GTGCGGGCGCGGACTGCTGCAGGCCACGGCCCCTACGGGGGCAAGGTCTATTTCCAGACACTGCCTCAAG GTGAGCTGTCTGCCCAGCTTCCAGAGAGACTCTCCTTGGTAATTGGGTCCATCCTGGGGGCCTTGGCCTTCCTCTTGCTGGCAGCCATCACCGTGCTGGCTATTGTCTTCCAGAG GAAGTGGCGTGGGACAGGCTACACAGAGCAACTGCAGCAGTACAGCAGCCCAG GCCTTGGGGTAAAGTACTACATTGACCCCTCCACATATGAGGACCCCTGCCAGGCTGTCCGAGAATTTGCCCGGGAGGTGGACCCTGCATATGTCAAGATCGAGGAGGTCATTGGGGCAG GCTCCTTTGGAGAAGTGCGCCGGGGCCGGCTGCAGCCCCGGGGACGGCGGGAGCAGGCAGTGGCCATCCAGGCCCTATGGGCTGGAGGGACTGAGAGCCTACAGATGACATTTCTAGGCCAGGCCGCAGTGCTGGGCCAGTTCCAGCACCCCAACATCCTGAGGCTGGAGGGCGTGGTCACCAAGAGCCGGCCTCTCATGGTGCTGACGGAGCTTATGGAGCTGGGACCCCTGGACAGCTTTCTCAGG CAGCGGGAGGGCCAGTTCAGCAGCCTGCAGCTGGTGGCCATGCAGCGAGGGGTGGCCGCCGCCATGCAGTACCTGTCCAGCTTCACCTTCGTCCACCGCACCCTCTCTGCCCACAGTGTACTGGTGAATAGCCACCTGGTGTGCAAAGTGGCTGGTCTTGGCCACAGTCTTCAG GGCCCAAATGGGATGCTTCGCTGGGCAGCCCCAGAGGTCATTGCACACGGAAAATACACAACATCCAGCGATGTCTGGAGCTTCGGGATAGTGATGTGGGAAGTGATGAGTTATGGAGAACGGCCCTACTGGGACATGAGTGACCAGGAG GTGCTAAATGCAATAGAGCAGGAGTTCCGGCTGCCGCCACCTCCAGGCTGTCCTCCTGCACTACATCTGCTTATGCTGGACACTTGGCAGAAGGACCGTACCCAGCGACCTCACTTTGACCAGCTGGTGTCTGCATTTGACAAGATGATCCGCAAGCCAGACACTCTGCAGGCTGGCGGGGGCCCCGGGGACAG ACCTTCCCAGGCCCTCCTGAACCCTGTGGCCCTGGACTTTCCTTCTCTGGACTCACCCCAGGCCTGGCTTTCGGCCATTGGACTGGAGTGCTATCAGGACAACTTCTCCAAGTTTGGCCTCTGCACCTTCAGTGATGTGGCTCAGCTCAGCCTGGA AGACCTGCCTGCCCTGGGCATCACCCTGGCCGGTCACCAGAAGAAACTGCTGCACAACATCCAGCTCCTCCAGCAGCACCTGAGGCAGCCGGGCTCAGTGGAGGTctga
- the EPHB6 gene encoding ephrin type-B receptor 6 isoform X1 gives MAAEGAAWSGSGVVGMVCSLCSLVLVSSVLALEEVLLDTTGETSEIGWLTYPPGGWDEVSVLDDQRRLTRTFEACHVAGARPGTGQDNWLQTHFVERRGAQRAHIRLHFSVRACSSLGVAGGTCRETFTLYYRQAEEPDSSDGIATWHHKRWTKVDTIAADESFPASSAWTVGPRGSGQRAGLQLNVKERSFGPLTQRGFYVAFQDTGACLALVAVKLFSYACPSVLRAFASFPETQASGAGGASLVAAVGTCVAHAEPEEDGGGGQAGVSTPRLHCNGEGKWMVAVGGCRCQPGHQPMRGDKACQACPGGSYKALAGNAACSPCPARSHAPDPAAPVCPCLSGFYRASSDPPEAPCTGPPSAPRELWFEVQGSALMLHWRLPQELGGRGDLLFNVVCKECGGHQEPSSGTAACRRCRDEVHFDPRQRGLTESRVLVGGLRAHVPYILEVQAVNGVSELSPDPPQAAAINVSTSHAVPSAVPAVHQVSRASNSITVSWPQPDQTNGNILDYQLRYCDQAEDESHSFTLTSETNMATVTQLSPGHIYGFQVRARTAAGHGPYGGKVYFQTLPQGELSAQLPERLSLVIGSILGALAFLLLAAITVLAIVFQRKWRGTGYTEQLQQYSSPGLGVKYYIDPSTYEDPCQAVREFAREVDPAYVKIEEVIGAGSFGEVRRGRLQPRGRREQAVAIQALWAGGTESLQMTFLGQAAVLGQFQHPNILRLEGVVTKSRPLMVLTELMELGPLDSFLRQREGQFSSLQLVAMQRGVAAAMQYLSSFTFVHRTLSAHSVLVNSHLVCKVAGLGHSLQGPNGMLRWAAPEVIAHGKYTTSSDVWSFGIVMWEVMSYGERPYWDMSDQEVLNAIEQEFRLPPPPGCPPALHLLMLDTWQKDRTQRPHFDQLVSAFDKMIRKPDTLQAGGGPGDRPSQALLNPVALDFPSLDSPQAWLSAIGLECYQDNFSKFGLCTFSDVAQLSLEDLPALGITLAGHQKKLLHNIQLLQQHLRQPGSVEV, from the exons ATGGCTGCTGAGGGGGCTGCCTGGTCAGGAAGCGGAGTGGTGGGCATGGTGTGCAGCCTGTGCAGCCTGGTCCTGGTGTCCTCAGTTCTGGCGCTGGAAG AGGTATTGCTGGACACCACTGGAGAGACATCTGAGATTGGCTGGCTCACCTACCCGCCAGGTGGA TGGGATGAAGTGAGCGTTCTGGACGACCAGCGACGCCTGACTCGGACCTTCGAGGCATGCCACGTGGCAGGGGCCCGTCCAGGCACTGGGCAGGACAACTGGCTGCAAACCCACTTTGTGGAGCGGCGAGGGGCCCAGAGGGCACACATCCGACTCCACTTCTCTGTGCGGGCCTGCTCCAGCCTGGGCGtggccggaggcacctgccgggAGACCTTCACGCTCTACTACCGCCAGGCCGAGGAGCCCGACAGCTCCGATGGCATTGCCACCTGGCACCACAAACGCTGGACCAAGGTGGACACAATTGCAGCAGATGAGAGCTTCCCTGCCTCCTCCGCGTGGACTGTGGGGCCTCGTGGCTCCGGGCAGCGGGCTGGGCTGCAATTGAATGTCAAAGAGCGGAGCTTCGGCCCCCTCACCCAGCGCGGCTTCTACGTGGCCTTCCAGGACACCGGGGCCTGCCTGGCCCTCGTGGCGGTCAAACTCTTCTCCTACGCCTGCCCCTCCGTGCTCCGTGCCTTTGCCTCTTTTCCTGAGACGCAGGCCAGTGGGGCCGGGGGGGCCTCCCTGGTGGCAGCCGTGGGCACTTGTGTGGCTCATGCAGAGccagaggaggatggagggggTGGCCAGGCAGGGGTCAGCACCCCCAGGCTGCACTGCAACGGGGAGGGCAAGTGGATGGTAGCTGTTGGGGGCTGCCGCTGCCAGCCGGGGCACCAGCCCATGCGTGGAGACAAGGCCTGCCAAG CCTGCCCCGGGGGCTCCTACAAGGCCTTGGCTGGGAATGCTGCCTGCTCACCGTGCCCTGCCCGCAGCCATGCCCCCGACCCTGCAGCCCCTGTTTGCCCCTGCCTCTCGGGCTTCTACAGGGCCAGTTCTGACCCCCCAGAGGCCCCCTGCACTG GCCCTCCGTCAGCCCCCCGGGAGCTTTGGTTCGAGGTGCAAGGCTCAGCACTCATGTTGCACTGGCGCCTGCCCCAGGAACTTGGAGGGCGAGGGGACCTGCTCTTCAACGTCGTATGCAAGGAGTGTGGAGGCCACCAGGAGCCCAGCAGTGGGACCGCCGCTTGTCGCCGCTGCAGGGATGAGGTGCATTTTGACCCCCGTCAGAGGGGCCTGACTGAGAGCCGAGTGTTAGTCGGGGGTCTCCGGGCACATGTTCCTTACATCTTGGAGGTGCAGGCTGTCAACGGGGTGTCAGAACTTAGCCCCGAccctccccaggctgcagccATCAATGTCAGCACCAGCCATGCAG ttccCTCTGCAGTCCCTGCTGTGCACCAGGTGAGCCGAGCATCCAACAGCATCACAGTGTCCTGGCCACAGCCAGACCAGACCAACGGGAATATCCTGGACTATCAGCTCCGCTACTGTGACCAG GCAGAAGATGAATCCCACTCCTTCACCCTGACCAGCGAGACCAACATGGCCACTGTGACACAGCTGAGCCCAGGCCACATCTATGGCTTCCAGGTGCGGGCGCGGACTGCTGCAGGCCACGGCCCCTACGGGGGCAAGGTCTATTTCCAGACACTGCCTCAAG GTGAGCTGTCTGCCCAGCTTCCAGAGAGACTCTCCTTGGTAATTGGGTCCATCCTGGGGGCCTTGGCCTTCCTCTTGCTGGCAGCCATCACCGTGCTGGCTATTGTCTTCCAGAG GAAGTGGCGTGGGACAGGCTACACAGAGCAACTGCAGCAGTACAGCAGCCCAG GCCTTGGGGTAAAGTACTACATTGACCCCTCCACATATGAGGACCCCTGCCAGGCTGTCCGAGAATTTGCCCGGGAGGTGGACCCTGCATATGTCAAGATCGAGGAGGTCATTGGGGCAG GCTCCTTTGGAGAAGTGCGCCGGGGCCGGCTGCAGCCCCGGGGACGGCGGGAGCAGGCAGTGGCCATCCAGGCCCTATGGGCTGGAGGGACTGAGAGCCTACAGATGACATTTCTAGGCCAGGCCGCAGTGCTGGGCCAGTTCCAGCACCCCAACATCCTGAGGCTGGAGGGCGTGGTCACCAAGAGCCGGCCTCTCATGGTGCTGACGGAGCTTATGGAGCTGGGACCCCTGGACAGCTTTCTCAGG CAGCGGGAGGGCCAGTTCAGCAGCCTGCAGCTGGTGGCCATGCAGCGAGGGGTGGCCGCCGCCATGCAGTACCTGTCCAGCTTCACCTTCGTCCACCGCACCCTCTCTGCCCACAGTGTACTGGTGAATAGCCACCTGGTGTGCAAAGTGGCTGGTCTTGGCCACAGTCTTCAG GGCCCAAATGGGATGCTTCGCTGGGCAGCCCCAGAGGTCATTGCACACGGAAAATACACAACATCCAGCGATGTCTGGAGCTTCGGGATAGTGATGTGGGAAGTGATGAGTTATGGAGAACGGCCCTACTGGGACATGAGTGACCAGGAG GTGCTAAATGCAATAGAGCAGGAGTTCCGGCTGCCGCCACCTCCAGGCTGTCCTCCTGCACTACATCTGCTTATGCTGGACACTTGGCAGAAGGACCGTACCCAGCGACCTCACTTTGACCAGCTGGTGTCTGCATTTGACAAGATGATCCGCAAGCCAGACACTCTGCAGGCTGGCGGGGGCCCCGGGGACAG ACCTTCCCAGGCCCTCCTGAACCCTGTGGCCCTGGACTTTCCTTCTCTGGACTCACCCCAGGCCTGGCTTTCGGCCATTGGACTGGAGTGCTATCAGGACAACTTCTCCAAGTTTGGCCTCTGCACCTTCAGTGATGTGGCTCAGCTCAGCCTGGA AGACCTGCCTGCCCTGGGCATCACCCTGGCCGGTCACCAGAAGAAACTGCTGCACAACATCCAGCTCCTCCAGCAGCACCTGAGGCAGCCGGGCTCAGTGGAGGTctga
- the EPHB6 gene encoding ephrin type-B receptor 6 isoform X3: MVAVGGCRCQPGHQPMRGDKACQACPGGSYKALAGNAACSPCPARSHAPDPAAPVCPCLSGFYRASSDPPEAPCTGPPSAPRELWFEVQGSALMLHWRLPQELGGRGDLLFNVVCKECGGHQEPSSGTAACRRCRDEVHFDPRQRGLTESRVLVGGLRAHVPYILEVQAVNGVSELSPDPPQAAAINVSTSHAVPSAVPAVHQVSRASNSITVSWPQPDQTNGNILDYQLRYCDQAEDESHSFTLTSETNMATVTQLSPGHIYGFQVRARTAAGHGPYGGKVYFQTLPQGELSAQLPERLSLVIGSILGALAFLLLAAITVLAIVFQRKWRGTGYTEQLQQYSSPGLGVKYYIDPSTYEDPCQAVREFAREVDPAYVKIEEVIGAGSFGEVRRGRLQPRGRREQAVAIQALWAGGTESLQMTFLGQAAVLGQFQHPNILRLEGVVTKSRPLMVLTELMELGPLDSFLRQREGQFSSLQLVAMQRGVAAAMQYLSSFTFVHRTLSAHSVLVNSHLVCKVAGLGHSLQGPNGMLRWAAPEVIAHGKYTTSSDVWSFGIVMWEVMSYGERPYWDMSDQEVLNAIEQEFRLPPPPGCPPALHLLMLDTWQKDRTQRPHFDQLVSAFDKMIRKPDTLQAGGGPGDRPSQALLNPVALDFPSLDSPQAWLSAIGLECYQDNFSKFGLCTFSDVAQLSLEDLPALGITLAGHQKKLLHNIQLLQQHLRQPGSVEV; this comes from the exons ATGGTAGCTGTTGGGGGCTGCCGCTGCCAGCCGGGGCACCAGCCCATGCGTGGAGACAAGGCCTGCCAAG CCTGCCCCGGGGGCTCCTACAAGGCCTTGGCTGGGAATGCTGCCTGCTCACCGTGCCCTGCCCGCAGCCATGCCCCCGACCCTGCAGCCCCTGTTTGCCCCTGCCTCTCGGGCTTCTACAGGGCCAGTTCTGACCCCCCAGAGGCCCCCTGCACTG GCCCTCCGTCAGCCCCCCGGGAGCTTTGGTTCGAGGTGCAAGGCTCAGCACTCATGTTGCACTGGCGCCTGCCCCAGGAACTTGGAGGGCGAGGGGACCTGCTCTTCAACGTCGTATGCAAGGAGTGTGGAGGCCACCAGGAGCCCAGCAGTGGGACCGCCGCTTGTCGCCGCTGCAGGGATGAGGTGCATTTTGACCCCCGTCAGAGGGGCCTGACTGAGAGCCGAGTGTTAGTCGGGGGTCTCCGGGCACATGTTCCTTACATCTTGGAGGTGCAGGCTGTCAACGGGGTGTCAGAACTTAGCCCCGAccctccccaggctgcagccATCAATGTCAGCACCAGCCATGCAG ttccCTCTGCAGTCCCTGCTGTGCACCAGGTGAGCCGAGCATCCAACAGCATCACAGTGTCCTGGCCACAGCCAGACCAGACCAACGGGAATATCCTGGACTATCAGCTCCGCTACTGTGACCAG GCAGAAGATGAATCCCACTCCTTCACCCTGACCAGCGAGACCAACATGGCCACTGTGACACAGCTGAGCCCAGGCCACATCTATGGCTTCCAGGTGCGGGCGCGGACTGCTGCAGGCCACGGCCCCTACGGGGGCAAGGTCTATTTCCAGACACTGCCTCAAG GTGAGCTGTCTGCCCAGCTTCCAGAGAGACTCTCCTTGGTAATTGGGTCCATCCTGGGGGCCTTGGCCTTCCTCTTGCTGGCAGCCATCACCGTGCTGGCTATTGTCTTCCAGAG GAAGTGGCGTGGGACAGGCTACACAGAGCAACTGCAGCAGTACAGCAGCCCAG GCCTTGGGGTAAAGTACTACATTGACCCCTCCACATATGAGGACCCCTGCCAGGCTGTCCGAGAATTTGCCCGGGAGGTGGACCCTGCATATGTCAAGATCGAGGAGGTCATTGGGGCAG GCTCCTTTGGAGAAGTGCGCCGGGGCCGGCTGCAGCCCCGGGGACGGCGGGAGCAGGCAGTGGCCATCCAGGCCCTATGGGCTGGAGGGACTGAGAGCCTACAGATGACATTTCTAGGCCAGGCCGCAGTGCTGGGCCAGTTCCAGCACCCCAACATCCTGAGGCTGGAGGGCGTGGTCACCAAGAGCCGGCCTCTCATGGTGCTGACGGAGCTTATGGAGCTGGGACCCCTGGACAGCTTTCTCAGG CAGCGGGAGGGCCAGTTCAGCAGCCTGCAGCTGGTGGCCATGCAGCGAGGGGTGGCCGCCGCCATGCAGTACCTGTCCAGCTTCACCTTCGTCCACCGCACCCTCTCTGCCCACAGTGTACTGGTGAATAGCCACCTGGTGTGCAAAGTGGCTGGTCTTGGCCACAGTCTTCAG GGCCCAAATGGGATGCTTCGCTGGGCAGCCCCAGAGGTCATTGCACACGGAAAATACACAACATCCAGCGATGTCTGGAGCTTCGGGATAGTGATGTGGGAAGTGATGAGTTATGGAGAACGGCCCTACTGGGACATGAGTGACCAGGAG GTGCTAAATGCAATAGAGCAGGAGTTCCGGCTGCCGCCACCTCCAGGCTGTCCTCCTGCACTACATCTGCTTATGCTGGACACTTGGCAGAAGGACCGTACCCAGCGACCTCACTTTGACCAGCTGGTGTCTGCATTTGACAAGATGATCCGCAAGCCAGACACTCTGCAGGCTGGCGGGGGCCCCGGGGACAG ACCTTCCCAGGCCCTCCTGAACCCTGTGGCCCTGGACTTTCCTTCTCTGGACTCACCCCAGGCCTGGCTTTCGGCCATTGGACTGGAGTGCTATCAGGACAACTTCTCCAAGTTTGGCCTCTGCACCTTCAGTGATGTGGCTCAGCTCAGCCTGGA AGACCTGCCTGCCCTGGGCATCACCCTGGCCGGTCACCAGAAGAAACTGCTGCACAACATCCAGCTCCTCCAGCAGCACCTGAGGCAGCCGGGCTCAGTGGAGGTctga